In one Verrucomicrobiales bacterium genomic region, the following are encoded:
- the atpB gene encoding F0F1 ATP synthase subunit A: MRLTKLILALALVLGWVSLSQAAEGTHAAATAVAHAAEGAHGDAHGDGGHAGLPPAALEVFNIGGLPVTNSMVVTWVVALLVILFARMATANMKQVPEGAQNFWEWLVESLHNFLSGIIGGELVSKTFWFFATVFIFILFTNWFGLIPGVGTVGWGSHSTGNLILPTFDHVERPLLRGGNADLNMTSAMSIVFFACWIVWALRANGPGGFISHIFGYRGDAKGGMRALLVAVFLAVGLLEVISIMFRPVSLSFRLYGNIFAGENLLEAMAVMGGKYFGWLVPLPFYGMELIVGLVQALVFTLLTAIFTSLICAHGDGHHEEHAHDHEHGPDCKHDHDHGHGHKNAAH; encoded by the coding sequence ATGCGGCTGACAAAATTGATCTTGGCATTGGCTTTGGTTCTGGGATGGGTATCCCTTTCCCAAGCGGCAGAAGGCACCCACGCTGCGGCTACGGCGGTCGCGCACGCCGCTGAAGGAGCACATGGGGACGCCCATGGCGACGGCGGCCACGCTGGTTTGCCTCCCGCGGCCCTTGAGGTGTTTAACATCGGCGGTTTACCGGTCACCAACTCCATGGTGGTAACGTGGGTGGTGGCTCTGCTGGTGATCCTGTTTGCACGAATGGCGACTGCCAACATGAAGCAGGTGCCCGAGGGGGCTCAGAACTTCTGGGAGTGGCTGGTGGAGAGCTTGCACAATTTCCTTTCTGGAATTATCGGCGGTGAACTGGTGAGCAAGACCTTCTGGTTCTTCGCGACGGTCTTCATCTTCATCCTCTTCACGAACTGGTTCGGACTTATCCCGGGTGTTGGCACCGTCGGATGGGGCAGCCATTCAACCGGCAACCTGATCCTCCCAACTTTTGATCACGTCGAGAGGCCGCTTCTCCGCGGTGGTAACGCGGATCTGAACATGACCTCGGCCATGTCGATCGTGTTCTTCGCTTGCTGGATCGTTTGGGCTCTGCGGGCGAACGGTCCGGGCGGTTTTATCAGCCATATCTTCGGATACCGCGGCGATGCCAAGGGCGGGATGCGCGCCCTGCTGGTTGCGGTCTTTTTGGCAGTTGGCCTGCTCGAGGTCATCTCCATCATGTTCCGTCCAGTCTCCCTTTCCTTCCGTCTTTACGGAAACATCTTCGCCGGTGAGAACCTGCTCGAGGCCATGGCCGTCATGGGCGGTAAGTATTTTGGCTGGTTGGTCCCGCTGCCGTTCTACGGCATGGAGCTGATTGTCGGTTTGGTTCAAGCGCTGGTGTTCACGTTGCTCACCGCGATTTTCACCTCCTTGATCTGCGCTCATGGCGACGGTCATCACGAAGAGCATGCTCACGATCATGAGCATGGGCCTGACTGTAAACATGACCACGATCATGGTCATGGTCACAAGAACGCGGCGCACTGA
- a CDS encoding methyl-accepting chemotaxis protein, with protein sequence MKGLTDSLQLVSRALPTGDLDGRLNHMAEVCARAAAGDLEARLSGFCDDTSLGPLARSINHLLDVADAYVRESSAAMDQCSEGHYERPILCQGLAGSYRKAAITINRAALKMKTDAGRIAEFQAERERVVKDVTETTGSIAAACEELSATTNEISRQAGLSSELTSTAVSETDRTLSAMNALMKATQEIESVVTLISQIASQTKLLALNASIESARAGVHGACFNVVAQEVKNLSQGTSNAIENIATQVDLLRRSSTNVQSAIEGIGKFIHQIHGNTSSISTSVREQVEATTEISKRMEIVVSTMQGLGGSQRSA encoded by the coding sequence ATGAAAGGGCTAACCGACTCCCTACAATTGGTATCGCGCGCGCTTCCCACTGGGGATTTGGATGGCCGACTCAATCACATGGCCGAGGTTTGTGCCCGGGCTGCGGCCGGTGATCTGGAAGCTCGCCTGAGCGGTTTTTGCGACGACACGTCGCTCGGCCCTCTAGCCCGCTCGATTAATCACCTGCTTGATGTCGCCGATGCCTACGTGCGGGAATCCTCCGCGGCCATGGACCAGTGCAGTGAGGGACACTACGAACGCCCCATCTTGTGCCAAGGGTTGGCGGGATCGTATCGCAAGGCTGCGATCACCATTAATCGTGCCGCGCTGAAGATGAAGACAGATGCGGGGCGCATAGCCGAATTCCAGGCCGAGCGGGAACGCGTCGTGAAGGATGTGACCGAAACCACGGGGTCGATTGCGGCGGCCTGCGAGGAACTCTCCGCCACGACCAACGAGATTTCTCGACAAGCGGGCCTGTCGAGCGAGCTTACCAGCACCGCGGTGTCCGAAACCGATCGCACGTTGTCGGCCATGAACGCCCTGATGAAGGCTACCCAGGAGATCGAGAGCGTAGTCACCTTGATCAGCCAGATCGCGAGTCAGACCAAGCTGCTCGCTTTGAATGCCAGCATCGAGTCGGCTCGAGCCGGGGTGCATGGGGCCTGCTTTAATGTCGTGGCTCAGGAAGTGAAAAATCTCTCGCAAGGCACCAGTAACGCCATCGAGAACATCGCCACCCAAGTTGATCTGCTGAGGCGATCTTCCACGAACGTTCAGTCCGCGATCGAAGGCATTGGGAAGTTTATCCATCAGATCCATGGCAACACCTCGAGCATCTCCACCTCGGTGCGGGAGCAGGTGGAGGCCACGACGGAAATCTCCAAGCGTATGGAAATCGTAGTCTCCACGATGCAGGGCCTCGGAGGATCGCAGCGCAGCGCCTAA
- a CDS encoding sigma-70 family RNA polymerase sigma factor, with amino-acid sequence MNVPPKILTIVEPAPDELLLVARAQRGDTEAFDRLCRLYGDRLLRQAQALCGGRGSPEDLVQETLVQSWKSLRRYNGQCQLFTWFCSILIHRHRDSLRKRLPTPFSWLFGGSEKQVQSHLLQLSDPEPGPSLQAELGEQAGQLLRSLNQLPEKQRLVLYLRFYADESLEGIAGAIGCSVGTVKSRLFHGLERLRKLQSRSNDTPTL; translated from the coding sequence GTGAACGTCCCCCCGAAAATCCTGACCATTGTTGAGCCCGCGCCCGATGAACTGCTGCTTGTGGCGCGGGCTCAACGGGGGGACACAGAGGCGTTCGATCGCCTCTGCCGCTTGTACGGGGACCGTTTACTCCGCCAAGCCCAGGCGCTGTGTGGCGGACGCGGGTCTCCAGAAGATCTCGTGCAGGAAACGCTCGTCCAGTCCTGGAAGTCGCTGCGGCGATACAACGGCCAGTGCCAATTGTTCACCTGGTTCTGCAGCATTCTCATCCATAGACACCGAGACAGTTTGCGGAAGCGTCTTCCCACCCCGTTTAGCTGGCTGTTTGGCGGCTCAGAAAAGCAGGTGCAGTCTCACCTCCTTCAACTGTCCGATCCGGAACCCGGCCCGAGTCTACAAGCAGAGCTAGGCGAACAGGCCGGTCAACTCCTTCGAAGCCTTAATCAGTTGCCGGAAAAGCAACGCCTCGTTCTCTACTTGCGATTCTACGCCGACGAGAGCTTGGAGGGTATCGCTGGGGCGATCGGCTGTTCGGTCGGCACCGTGAAATCGCGCCTATTCCATGGCCTCGAACGTCTCCGGAAGCTCCAGTCCCGCTCCAACGACACTCCAACCCTATGA
- a CDS encoding anthranilate synthase component I family protein produces MRPLIEQVPWQSGPQGLAARFHAEAGSFLLESARLQPQRARYSLVGARPFLTFRSWGARCEITTAAGTQVQYGDPWKLQASLLARCELLDEIDFPFPLGGCFGYWGYDLKNFVEPRLNRRATGDLELPDCVVGFYDSLVVFDHELQQAWIVSTGLSPDGSRDETRAAQATEFWRKASASAQEHDSPTASTRLLPALASGLWRSSLPREAFLEAVRKAQAYIRSGDIYQVNLAQRLTVEAGLPPWTLYQRLSALSPAPFASYYHAGDFALASSSPELFLRLSADQIVTRPIKGTRPRSNDPIRDAQLSYELQTSAKEMAELVMITDLLRNDLGRVCEYGSIQVPELVQLERYSHVQHLVSTVEGRLRPGTTHLDAFARCFPGGSITGAPKIRAMEIIEELEPVTRGPYTGSLGYLGFNRESQLSILIRTAICQPDSTHFYVGAGIVADSQPEAEYQETLAKAAGFLECIPTPTDYSVRTFK; encoded by the coding sequence ATGAGACCGCTGATCGAACAGGTCCCGTGGCAGTCAGGTCCCCAGGGGCTCGCGGCTCGATTTCATGCGGAGGCGGGCAGCTTCTTGTTGGAAAGCGCCCGGCTTCAACCCCAGCGGGCGCGCTATTCCTTGGTGGGCGCCCGCCCCTTCCTCACGTTCCGTTCCTGGGGTGCTCGCTGCGAAATCACCACGGCCGCCGGAACCCAGGTCCAATATGGCGACCCCTGGAAACTTCAAGCCTCGCTCCTCGCCCGGTGTGAGCTTCTGGACGAAATCGATTTCCCGTTCCCGCTGGGCGGTTGTTTTGGCTACTGGGGTTACGACTTGAAGAATTTCGTAGAGCCCCGGCTAAACCGCAGGGCAACCGGCGATTTGGAACTCCCCGACTGCGTCGTCGGTTTTTATGACAGTCTGGTGGTCTTCGATCATGAGTTGCAGCAAGCCTGGATCGTGAGCACGGGGCTGTCCCCCGATGGATCCCGAGACGAAACGCGAGCTGCCCAGGCCACCGAATTTTGGCGCAAGGCCAGCGCTTCCGCACAGGAGCACGACAGCCCGACCGCCTCAACGCGGCTGCTACCCGCACTGGCTTCGGGGCTGTGGCGTTCGAGTCTCCCGCGCGAAGCCTTTTTAGAAGCGGTCCGGAAAGCGCAGGCCTATATCAGATCGGGAGACATCTATCAGGTGAATCTGGCGCAGCGGTTGACGGTGGAGGCGGGGTTGCCGCCGTGGACGCTGTATCAGCGTCTTTCGGCCTTGTCGCCCGCGCCGTTCGCTTCCTACTACCATGCTGGCGATTTCGCCTTGGCGTCGTCGTCACCGGAGCTGTTCTTGCGGTTGAGTGCCGACCAGATCGTTACCCGGCCGATCAAAGGCACCCGGCCGCGATCGAACGATCCAATTCGCGATGCGCAGCTGAGCTATGAGCTTCAGACCAGTGCCAAAGAGATGGCGGAATTGGTCATGATTACCGATTTGCTGCGCAACGACTTGGGCCGGGTCTGCGAGTATGGAAGCATTCAGGTGCCGGAGCTGGTGCAGCTCGAGCGCTATTCGCATGTGCAGCATCTGGTGTCCACTGTGGAGGGACGCCTCCGGCCTGGAACCACTCATCTGGATGCGTTCGCTCGGTGTTTTCCGGGCGGCAGCATTACCGGAGCTCCGAAAATCCGAGCGATGGAGATCATCGAAGAATTGGAGCCGGTCACCCGGGGACCCTATACGGGCAGCTTGGGTTACCTAGGATTCAACCGCGAGAGCCAGCTGAGCATTTTGATTCGGACCGCCATTTGCCAACCGGACTCAACCCACTTTTACGTGGGAGCTGGGATCGTGGCCGATTCCCAGCCGGAAGCTGAGTATCAGGAAACCCTCGCCAAGGCCGCTGGCTTCTTGGAGTGCATTCCCACCCCTACCGATTATTCCGTACGTACGTTCAAATAA
- a CDS encoding PAS domain-containing protein has product MSTLSKLAPTGEEIRFRDDEFIVSKTDTRGIITYANDVFMRVSGYREEELLNQPHNLIRHPDMPGCVFKLAWDTLKSGQEIFAYVINLAKNGGHYWVFAHMTPSFDASGECIGYHSNRRVPAPDALPKVRKLYAQLLAEEQRHHERAKAVGAGYNLFLGMLRNQNIDYRGFVFGLSASTRLEAAV; this is encoded by the coding sequence ATGTCCACCTTGAGCAAGCTAGCCCCTACCGGAGAAGAGATCCGATTCCGCGATGACGAGTTTATCGTGAGTAAAACAGACACTCGTGGAATCATCACCTACGCCAACGACGTGTTTATGCGCGTCTCCGGGTATCGCGAAGAGGAGTTATTGAACCAGCCTCATAACCTGATCCGCCACCCGGATATGCCGGGATGCGTCTTTAAGCTGGCCTGGGACACCCTCAAGAGCGGCCAGGAGATTTTCGCCTATGTCATCAACCTTGCCAAAAACGGTGGGCACTACTGGGTGTTTGCCCACATGACGCCTAGTTTTGACGCCTCCGGGGAGTGCATTGGATACCACTCGAATCGCCGTGTTCCCGCGCCCGACGCCCTGCCCAAGGTGAGAAAACTCTATGCCCAGCTTCTAGCCGAAGAACAGCGACACCACGAACGAGCAAAAGCCGTTGGCGCAGGTTACAACCTGTTCCTCGGAATGCTCCGAAACCAGAACATCGACTATCGAGGGTTCGTCTTTGGCCTGTCTGCCAGCACCCGATTGGAGGCGGCGGTATGA
- the atpF gene encoding F0F1 ATP synthase subunit B produces MGAAAAGEQSIPAKIAETFGWNPTLFISQVISFCLVAFLLSKFAYGPILKVLDERRRKIAEGLANAEKIKTELANAQAKSQEILTKASAEANKHIEEARQAAAKVFETESQKAIATANDIIAKARQASEAELARMKAELRREVGRLVVQTTAKVAGKVLSPEDQQRLADEATRHLAA; encoded by the coding sequence ATGGGAGCAGCGGCAGCGGGAGAACAGAGCATTCCGGCGAAGATCGCCGAGACGTTCGGATGGAATCCGACCTTGTTCATCTCCCAGGTCATCAGCTTTTGTTTGGTGGCTTTTCTACTGTCCAAGTTTGCTTACGGCCCGATTTTGAAGGTGCTGGATGAGCGGCGCCGGAAGATCGCCGAAGGTCTAGCCAACGCGGAAAAGATCAAAACCGAACTCGCCAACGCCCAAGCCAAGTCTCAGGAAATCCTGACCAAGGCCAGCGCGGAAGCGAACAAGCACATCGAAGAGGCGCGCCAGGCCGCTGCCAAGGTGTTTGAGACCGAATCGCAGAAGGCGATTGCCACCGCCAACGACATCATTGCCAAGGCTCGTCAGGCCAGCGAAGCGGAGCTCGCCCGTATGAAGGCTGAACTCCGTCGCGAGGTTGGACGTCTGGTGGTTCAGACCACCGCGAAAGTTGCGGGCAAAGTGCTCTCGCCTGAAGACCAGCAACGTTTGGCCGACGAGGCCACCCGCCATCTGGCCGCCTAA
- a CDS encoding amidohydrolase family protein: MSSLPIIREAVSRMTIVDVHEHHIPEIFNSRSVGLLNLLRQSYAGWSVARPYPLPSESRTSDPMLEDASNACWEDIRRFTEDCGSNHFVRNLVHAILDLHAPGESKIHQGNWEQIDAAIRSAHARPSWSAELQSKAGIESTITDPYTDPLLDARQALGASYRSVMRINSLACAWNPESRDHNGNSGRELLARIGSPAGDFDEFRAGCTRLVATLADRGQVALKNALAYDRDLHFDAGSIEEARAVWGKPKPDPAEKKAFGDFVVDHLCRIAAQTGVPMQMHLGTAIIQGSHPLNVAPLIERHPQTRFLLMHLAYPWSRDLLAMAFVYRNIWIDLTWSLLLSPSHFKLALHEAIELLPDESRLMIGGDNWHAEETWATMRLARRLLSEVLAEKVDQGYFAIDDALRLAEKILSKNAKRFFGMA, from the coding sequence ATGAGCTCGCTACCTATCATTCGAGAGGCCGTGTCGAGGATGACAATCGTGGATGTCCACGAACATCATATTCCGGAGATCTTTAATTCGCGATCCGTCGGCCTGCTCAACCTACTCCGACAGAGCTATGCGGGCTGGTCGGTCGCTCGTCCCTACCCGCTACCCAGCGAGTCGCGCACGTCGGACCCTATGCTCGAAGACGCGAGCAACGCGTGTTGGGAGGACATCCGGCGGTTCACGGAGGACTGTGGATCCAACCACTTCGTTCGGAACCTCGTTCACGCGATCCTCGACCTCCACGCGCCGGGAGAATCAAAAATCCATCAAGGCAACTGGGAACAAATCGATGCCGCGATTCGATCGGCCCATGCCCGGCCCAGTTGGTCAGCCGAACTGCAGTCGAAGGCTGGAATCGAGTCCACCATCACCGACCCCTACACCGATCCGCTCCTGGACGCCCGTCAAGCGCTGGGCGCTTCTTACCGATCCGTCATGCGGATTAACTCACTCGCCTGTGCGTGGAATCCCGAATCGCGGGACCATAACGGCAACTCCGGCCGGGAATTGCTGGCTCGCATCGGGTCGCCGGCGGGAGATTTCGATGAGTTTCGCGCGGGTTGCACCCGATTGGTAGCCACCTTGGCGGACCGGGGACAGGTTGCACTGAAGAACGCTCTGGCGTATGACCGCGACCTTCACTTCGACGCTGGATCTATCGAAGAAGCTCGCGCCGTGTGGGGAAAACCTAAACCCGACCCCGCCGAGAAGAAGGCCTTCGGAGACTTTGTCGTCGACCATTTGTGTCGAATCGCCGCCCAAACCGGAGTTCCCATGCAGATGCACCTCGGCACCGCCATCATTCAAGGATCCCACCCGTTGAATGTCGCACCGTTGATCGAGCGGCATCCGCAGACGCGTTTCCTGCTGATGCATCTGGCGTATCCGTGGAGTCGGGACCTGCTGGCGATGGCTTTCGTTTACCGCAATATCTGGATTGATTTGACGTGGTCTCTGCTGCTCAGTCCTTCGCATTTTAAACTGGCCTTGCATGAGGCGATTGAACTCTTGCCCGATGAATCGCGCCTGATGATCGGCGGCGATAACTGGCATGCTGAAGAAACTTGGGCCACGATGCGACTAGCCCGACGTCTTCTGTCCGAGGTCCTGGCCGAGAAGGTCGACCAAGGCTACTTCGCCATCGACGATGCGTTGCGTTTGGCCGAGAAGATTTTAAGCAAGAATGCGAAGCGGTTTTTTGGGATGGCATAG
- a CDS encoding DUF1549 domain-containing protein, translating into MTVAWCILPMVLGSSFLLEAQDTLAPTFFQDRVQPLIESRCVSCHGPDKQKGQLRLDSREAMLKGGESGPVLIPGKPSESLLVQVVLHQKKDLEMPPKERLTPADIAVLERWIGAGAPWPQGHSTNSTAAQTPGERVGDAWSDPKNPITRLFGGQRLDLWSFRPLARPALPASATNPWVRSPLDAFILASLEKAGSQPAPEADRRTLIRRLTFDLTGLPPSPTEVAAFVSDPSPLAYEHLVDRLLASPRYGEHAARLWLDVIRYSDSNGFDWDEFRPKAWRFRDYVIRSLNADKPFDQLVREMLAGDELLAGPPSSPAEQDYLIATGYLRLGPQDNSSAAFNEQDRSRAELLADLTETTSSAFLGLSMSCCRCHDHKFDPLSQADHFRMRAFFEGVRPADDLPLDLAADQERIRAFNQNLERNIAPLEKDRQAILDRVRQSLREERLTKLSADERTLLEKPPEAPSDADKSRLEGIRKKVEPSDKEVKAALAKREQEKAAEQSVAQRISELKAQLKPWTQGLLMSENGEKIPVTRILFQGDYKSPRDPVEPGFPSALDPNPAPVVKPANPKTSGRRLALAHWITHPQNPLTPRVLVNRVWQQHFDRALVATPNDFGLAGSRPTHPQLLDWLAEQFIQGGYSIKALHRTVVLSATYRQSSSRSLGNPPSVATLPGQNADQAALYATQSLRRLSAEQLRDALLLTSGQLQLRPGGPPAWPDLPPEVLQANPAFLDDNAEKTKGWYPSPAGDQHVRSVFLVQKRTVRVPFLETFDLPENSTSCARRTVSIVAPQAFALLNGPLAVQSARALAERVSRESEAGGSAQIRRAFQLVLQRPPAPEELRECEQLLSQRSLTEVCRVLLNLNEFLYLD; encoded by the coding sequence GTGACGGTTGCATGGTGCATTTTGCCGATGGTGCTTGGGAGCTCTTTTCTGCTAGAGGCTCAGGACACCCTCGCGCCGACGTTCTTTCAGGACCGAGTCCAACCCCTGATCGAATCCCGTTGTGTAAGCTGTCACGGCCCAGACAAGCAAAAGGGGCAGCTCCGCTTGGATTCACGGGAAGCGATGCTGAAAGGGGGCGAGTCAGGCCCGGTCTTGATCCCCGGAAAACCTTCCGAAAGCCTGCTGGTCCAAGTGGTGCTTCACCAGAAAAAGGACCTCGAAATGCCACCGAAGGAACGCCTCACGCCCGCCGATATCGCGGTGCTGGAGAGGTGGATCGGCGCCGGCGCGCCGTGGCCTCAGGGGCATTCTACGAATTCGACAGCCGCTCAGACGCCGGGGGAGCGAGTGGGCGACGCCTGGAGCGATCCCAAGAATCCCATCACCCGCCTTTTCGGGGGCCAGAGGCTGGACCTGTGGTCGTTTCGTCCCCTAGCCCGGCCCGCCTTACCCGCATCGGCCACGAACCCTTGGGTTCGAAGTCCCCTGGATGCCTTCATTCTCGCCTCCTTGGAAAAAGCTGGATCCCAGCCGGCTCCTGAAGCGGATCGCCGGACCTTGATCCGTCGGCTGACGTTTGATCTCACGGGCCTTCCACCCTCCCCAACCGAAGTAGCCGCCTTCGTCTCGGACCCATCTCCGTTGGCGTATGAACATCTGGTAGATCGATTGCTGGCTTCCCCGCGTTACGGCGAACATGCGGCCCGGCTTTGGCTGGATGTCATTCGCTACAGCGACAGCAATGGCTTCGACTGGGATGAGTTCCGGCCGAAGGCCTGGCGCTTCCGGGATTACGTCATTCGCTCCTTGAATGCCGACAAACCGTTCGACCAGCTGGTGCGCGAGATGCTGGCCGGTGATGAATTGCTAGCAGGCCCTCCGTCCTCTCCCGCCGAGCAGGATTATCTCATTGCAACCGGCTACCTCCGACTGGGACCGCAGGATAATTCCTCGGCCGCGTTCAATGAACAGGACCGGAGCCGTGCCGAGCTCCTGGCTGACCTGACCGAGACCACCTCCTCGGCCTTCCTCGGGTTGTCGATGTCCTGCTGCCGTTGTCACGACCACAAGTTTGATCCACTTTCCCAGGCCGATCATTTCAGAATGCGGGCATTCTTTGAGGGCGTGAGGCCAGCCGACGATCTCCCCCTCGATCTCGCCGCCGACCAAGAACGGATCCGTGCGTTCAACCAGAACCTCGAGCGCAACATCGCACCCTTGGAGAAAGATCGCCAAGCCATCCTGGATCGAGTCCGTCAGAGCCTGCGCGAGGAGCGGCTGACCAAGCTATCGGCCGACGAACGAACACTGCTCGAAAAGCCTCCGGAAGCTCCCTCAGACGCGGACAAAAGCCGCCTGGAGGGGATCCGAAAAAAGGTGGAGCCCTCCGACAAGGAAGTGAAGGCCGCGCTGGCTAAGCGCGAGCAGGAGAAAGCGGCGGAACAGTCAGTGGCGCAACGGATTTCCGAGCTGAAGGCTCAGCTGAAGCCTTGGACTCAGGGGTTGTTAATGTCTGAGAACGGAGAGAAAATCCCAGTCACGCGCATCTTGTTCCAGGGCGATTACAAGAGTCCCCGCGATCCCGTGGAGCCTGGTTTTCCATCGGCCTTAGATCCCAACCCTGCGCCGGTAGTCAAGCCAGCCAACCCTAAGACCAGCGGACGTCGCTTGGCTTTGGCCCATTGGATCACGCATCCCCAGAACCCGCTAACGCCGCGGGTTCTTGTCAACCGGGTCTGGCAGCAACACTTCGATCGGGCTCTGGTGGCAACTCCCAACGATTTTGGACTCGCGGGGTCGCGCCCGACGCATCCCCAGTTGCTCGACTGGTTAGCGGAGCAGTTCATCCAGGGTGGTTACTCGATCAAAGCCCTGCATCGCACGGTGGTTCTCAGCGCCACCTACCGGCAAAGCTCAAGCCGCAGCTTGGGGAACCCGCCAAGCGTTGCGACTTTGCCCGGGCAGAACGCTGACCAAGCCGCGCTCTATGCAACGCAGAGTCTGAGGCGGCTCTCAGCCGAACAACTTCGGGACGCCCTGCTCCTGACCAGCGGTCAGCTACAGCTCCGGCCTGGAGGCCCCCCCGCCTGGCCGGATCTCCCGCCCGAAGTGCTGCAGGCCAATCCCGCCTTCCTCGACGACAATGCCGAGAAAACCAAGGGCTGGTATCCCTCCCCGGCGGGCGACCAGCATGTTCGCAGCGTTTTCTTGGTGCAGAAGCGAACGGTGCGGGTGCCGTTTCTGGAGACTTTCGATCTTCCGGAGAACAGCACGTCCTGCGCTCGCCGCACGGTTTCCATCGTCGCCCCCCAGGCGTTCGCACTTCTGAACGGGCCGCTGGCCGTGCAGAGTGCTCGCGCGCTAGCCGAGCGCGTCTCGCGCGAGTCCGAGGCTGGGGGCTCCGCCCAGATCCGGCGTGCCTTCCAGCTCGTGCTGCAGCGCCCCCCGGCTCCCGAGGAACTGCGCGAGTGCGAGCAGCTCCTTTCTCAAAGAAGCCTGACCGAGGTTTGCCGGGTGCTTCTGAACCTGAACGAGTTTCTCTATCTGGACTGA
- a CDS encoding ATPase encodes MEMLAEITGSLHVGLAAIGSAIGVGIIGMKASEAVGRNPGAAGAILTQAIISSALAEGIIFFAIFLVK; translated from the coding sequence ATGGAAATGCTCGCAGAAATCACGGGCAGTTTGCACGTCGGTCTGGCTGCTATCGGTTCGGCCATCGGCGTGGGTATCATTGGTATGAAGGCATCTGAAGCGGTCGGACGTAATCCGGGCGCGGCTGGTGCTATCCTGACGCAAGCGATCATCAGCTCAGCGTTGGCTGAAGGTATCATCTTCTTCGCCATCTTCTTGGTGAAGTAA
- a CDS encoding DUF1501 domain-containing protein: MFAIPQNYTRRGFLARCGAGFGSVALATLAASHARGLGSQPPTIDPLNPFLSRAGHHPGRAKSVIFLFMVGGPSQVDTFDYKPTLQKLHGKPVPESIRKAVTGTKFANVFHGCKDELLASPWGFHQYGQSGMWVSDLYPNVARHVDDLCFVHSLQADSNNHAPASYQLHTGDIRPGKASLGSWVTYGLGTENQDLPGYVMLFDAGPLGGAANYSNGFLPAAFQPTRLRDTGSPVLDLTPPPDFASGQRHSLDVLRTLNLRHRQGRETYTELDARIASYELAYRMQAAALEVGGLDKESDSLKTSYGVDHSDKRLASFGRKCLLARRLVERGVRFVQLYDMPDKDGWDAHAKLTDNHTPRARWTDQPIAALLADLKQRGLLDSTLVIWASEFGRTPMMQGDLGRQHNAAGFTVWMAGGGVRPGMRIGSTDEIGLMAADPGHPMKDLHATILAAMGLENDALYFPLEGRQERLTGVANSAKKIPGVLG; this comes from the coding sequence ATGTTCGCCATCCCACAGAACTACACCCGGCGCGGGTTCCTCGCTCGTTGCGGAGCTGGTTTTGGCTCGGTGGCCTTGGCGACGTTGGCGGCCAGCCACGCACGGGGTTTGGGATCTCAGCCTCCCACGATTGATCCCCTGAATCCGTTTCTCTCCCGCGCTGGGCACCACCCCGGCCGAGCCAAGTCGGTGATCTTTCTTTTCATGGTCGGAGGTCCGTCGCAGGTGGACACCTTCGACTATAAACCCACGCTGCAAAAACTTCACGGCAAGCCAGTACCCGAGTCGATTCGCAAGGCCGTCACCGGCACCAAATTCGCCAATGTGTTTCACGGGTGCAAGGATGAGCTGCTCGCCAGCCCGTGGGGTTTTCATCAGTATGGTCAAAGCGGCATGTGGGTCAGCGACCTGTACCCGAATGTGGCCCGTCATGTGGACGACCTTTGCTTTGTTCATTCCTTGCAAGCCGATAGCAACAATCACGCCCCCGCCAGCTACCAGCTCCACACCGGCGACATTCGGCCGGGGAAAGCCAGCCTGGGATCCTGGGTGACCTACGGGCTAGGCACTGAGAATCAGGATTTGCCGGGATACGTCATGCTATTCGATGCCGGCCCATTGGGGGGAGCGGCCAACTACTCCAATGGCTTTTTGCCGGCGGCTTTTCAGCCCACGCGATTGCGCGATACCGGTTCTCCGGTTCTGGATCTAACGCCGCCTCCCGATTTCGCTTCCGGACAAAGGCATTCTCTCGACGTGCTGCGGACGCTGAACCTGCGACATCGTCAGGGACGGGAAACCTACACCGAACTGGATGCGCGGATCGCGTCCTACGAATTGGCCTACCGCATGCAAGCCGCGGCCCTGGAAGTCGGTGGCCTGGATAAGGAATCTGACAGTTTGAAAACCAGCTACGGGGTGGACCATTCCGACAAGCGCCTGGCGAGCTTTGGGCGAAAGTGCTTGCTCGCACGTCGGCTGGTGGAGCGCGGAGTGCGCTTCGTTCAGCTCTACGACATGCCGGACAAGGATGGATGGGATGCCCACGCCAAGCTCACGGACAACCACACCCCGCGCGCCCGATGGACGGATCAACCGATCGCTGCGCTCCTCGCCGATCTGAAGCAACGCGGTCTTCTCGACAGCACGCTGGTCATTTGGGCCAGCGAGTTTGGTAGAACGCCCATGATGCAAGGAGACCTGGGACGCCAGCACAATGCCGCGGGTTTCACCGTGTGGATGGCCGGTGGGGGCGTGCGACCCGGGATGCGCATTGGATCAACCGACGAGATCGGGCTCATGGCCGCCGACCCCGGGCATCCCATGAAGGACCTGCATGCGACCATCCTGGCTGCGATGGGTTTGGAAAACGACGCCTTGTATTTTCCTTTGGAGGGAAGACAGGAACGGCTCACCGGAGTGGCGAATAGTGCCAAGAAAATTCCGGGGGTATTGGGGTAA